The Bradysia coprophila strain Holo2 chromosome II, BU_Bcop_v1, whole genome shotgun sequence genome has a segment encoding these proteins:
- the LOC119070459 gene encoding odorant receptor 94a-like, with product MHSIKINELITLIMSFYYRIGVWHRGDIPTAKEKRIKLFYSVFYLLFLLSLMVGAITNEKVEKKIFLVEVSIEVAALFVKLSFFIWKQNKICDLAYRVCVFSVQDYDDYATLDNKLKKFTKCAAIFVIATTFGAFLSTVLIPFMGTEKTLFLEIGFFLDWKNSDIVFWIAAFFLFVQTLASVMISSFSVIIWYLLFVCSLRYEVLGSELKKLGQNSGISAKKLEKNHVNFLDDLKTSIDTHLYLMALTNELGSFFSGLFFIRLGTSGLCICGSIYCLALDVGDNTFERVMYLVIIFYFISEIFMITYFGNEIMLSYDQLSYCLFESDWFEQPESTKKCMIIFGEYLKKPLTLMIGKLYPLTLETFTKILNSAYSMFNILQNIQQ from the exons ATGcactcaattaaaataaatgaactaATCACTCTGATAATGTCGTTCTATTATCGGATTGGTGTCTGGCATCGCGGGGATATACCTACAGCAAAAGAAAAAAGGATTAAGTTATTTTATAGCGTGTTTTACCTACTTTTTCTCCTATCATTGATGGTTGGAGcaattacaaatgaaaaagtcgagaagaaaatatttttagtggAAGTATCAATTGAAGTTGCTGCTTTGTTTGTTAaactttcgttttttatttggaaacaaaacaaaatttgcgaTTTAGCGTATCGTGTCTGTGTTTTCTCTGTTCAGGATTATGATGACTACGCTACACTcgacaacaaattaaaaaaatttacgaaatgtgcagcaatttttgtaattgcTACAACCTTTGGCGCTTTTTTGTCAACTGTACTCATACCCTTTATGGGCAccgaaaaaacattatttctagaaattggattttttttggattggAAAAACAGTGACATTGTATTTTGGATTGCagctttctttctttttgtcCAAACACTTGCGTCGGTGATGATTTCTTCTTTCTCCGTAATAATATGGTATCTACTGTTTGTATGTTCATTGCGGTATGAAGTACTAGGAAGTGAGTTGAAGAAGCTGGGACAGAATAGTGGAATAAGTGCTAAAAAGTTGGAGAAAAATCACGTCAATTTTCTAGACGACTTAAAGACGTCAATTGATACTCACTTATACTTAATGGC aTTGACAAACGAATTGGGGTCCTTTTTTTCAGGCCTATTTTTCATTCGACTTGGCACCAGTGGCCTGTGCATTTGTGGATCTATTTATTGCCTTGCATTA GATGTTGGCGATAATACATTTGAGCGTGTCATGTATCTTGTTataattttttacttcatttccgAAATATTTATGATTACGTACTTCGGGAACGAGATTATGCTATCATACGATCAGCTGTCCTACTGCTTATTCGAATCGGACTGGTTTGAACAGCCAGAATCGACCAAAAAATGTATGATCATTTTCGgcgaatatttgaaaaaacctCTGACGCTGATGATTGGAAAACTCTACCCATTAACTTTGGAGACATTCACTAAG attttgaaCTCAGCTTACAGCATGTTCAACATTTTGCAAAACATTCAGCAATAA
- the LOC119070469 gene encoding odorant receptor 94a-like translates to MHSIKINKLITLIMSLYYRISVWHRGNIPTAKEIRIKLFYWVFYLLFLLSLMVGAITNEKVEKKIFLVEVSIEVATLFVKLSFLIWKQSKICDLAYRVCVFSIQDDDDYATFNNKLKKFAKWSGIFAIATSLGAFLSAVLIPFMGTEKTLFLEIGFFLDWKNSDIVFWIAAFFLFVQSLASVMISSFSVIIWYLLFVCSLRYEVLGSELKNLGQNSGIRAKKLEKNHVNFLDDLKTSIDTHLYLMGLTNELGSLFSGLFLIRLGTSGLCICGSIYCLALDVGENTFERVTYLMILFYFISEIFMLTYFGNEIMLSYDQLSYCLFESDWFEQPESTKKCMIIFGEYLKKPLTLMIGKLYPLTLETFTKILNSAYSMFNILQNIQQ, encoded by the exons ATGcactcaattaaaataaataaactaatCACTCTGATAATGTCGTTATATTATCGGATTAGTGTCTGGCATCGCGGGAACATACCTACAGCAAAAGAAATAAGGATTAAGTTATTCTATTGGGTGTTTTACCTACTTTTTCTCCTATCATTGATGGTTGGAGcaattacaaatgaaaaagttgagaagaaaatatttttagtggAAGTATCAATTGAAGTTGCAACGTTgtttgtaaaactttcgtttttaatttggaaacaaagcaaaatttgCGATTTAGCGTATCGTGTCTGTGTTTTCTCTATTCAAGATGATGATGACTACGCTACattcaacaacaaattaaaaaaatttgcgaaatGGTCAGGCATATTTGCAATTGCTACATCCTTGGGCGCTTTCTTGTCAGCTGTACTCATACCCTTTATGGGCAccgaaaaaacattatttctagaaattggattttttttggattggAAAAACAGTGACATTGTGTTTTGGATTGCagctttctttctttttgtcCAATCGCTTGCGTCGGTGATGATTTCTTCTTTCTCCGTAATAATATGGTATCTACTGTTTGTATGTTCATTGCGGTATGAAGTACTAGGAAGTGAGTTGAAGAATCTGGGACAGAATAGTGGAATAAGAGCTAAAAAGTTGGAGAAAAATCACGTCAATTTTCTAGACGACTTAAAGACGTCAATTGATACTCACTTATACTTAATGGG ATTGACAAACGAATTGGGGTCCTTGTTTTCAGGCCTATTTTTAATTCGACTTGGCACCAGTGGCCTGTGTATCTGTGGATCTATTTATTGCCTTGCAtta GATGTTGGCGAAAATACATTTGAGCGTGTCACATATCTTATGAtacttttttacttcatttccgAAATATTTATGCTTACGTATTTCGGGAACGAGATTATGCTATCATACGATCAGCTGTCCTACTGCTTATTCGAATCGGACTGGTTTGAACAGCCAGAATCGACGAAAAAGTGTATGATCATTTTCGgcgaatatttgaaaaaacctCTGACGCTGATGATTGGAAAACTCTACCCATTAACTTTGGAGACATTCACTAAG ATTTTGAATTCAGCTTACAGCATGttcaacattttacaaaacattcAGCAGTAA
- the LOC119070078 gene encoding myosin-16 has protein sequence MTNVGAGKSPSVICKEVFDEGYQPSNEEVKDYALRIGIDPKRESHLLPIAKDGLMRALPRDWQICFHEPQVIYYINTKTKERQWEHPLDAEYKKLVERARLTHPNADLSEETSLQDSGIKSLQGTENSDILTDQSIIKEVMDNQGSNGGSRFLAPIEKKGPIQFETVRNNRFEVTNYANAGIGQIDLNIKTEESTRPLNLVGTKKMDKEMKRLTLSGTGSMFLKSNTNRKVDDKNNANPKDFDWGNSNTYSGHGYVGVKGILRDSSLTDVRNKNIAPRPNDFDIEDRKSVRFDLERSTQIENRDSSEEDCDEWDFMEGDGVESHVKDVTLTLNKDSAFKPTLQSQHSLDEIRKPANRLASLGRTLSHDGGAESKPLHLSTMFDRQKTSLIRPLYEDTDSESGGGSVIGISKNTLLSSQHKLNGDIDEMLEKDKLKSQMKERLDRFKSNLFDQEQAEERTMIEASQQRLSQQRQDIDGQKNLEKITSDLKYETDRDAIELERAMTEKRLQEMMAQEKENLKIKFETQRAKLELDHQNELSKLAETLQEQIRDLKIELESQHNFEVEKFSQRLKDEFQCKTKEIGNEHRSAVEILQRNHAEILQDLERDLKSEEEIVKKDHATNLAQLKDKLAHELEVERQRMRESGESHQFEKMRCEKRLLEDKYRCLKEKYVRLKADVKISLERRSRRRDHQSITTGSETERSNSNKQSAGSSDVRSTSISGPHLGQGRPPTAPSTPKPQIKSRDKLRDKSVERDYKEKQSFGAAAKYISHIQHYHDDTTSISQSDTTVSNNLNRVRHLPVQPTVSDNGNSESETFTRNKENNNVARDNEREAPGRQRKKIFTRAKSASTSRLNSMNRSEPPRPCTPVENLRRQLQKLEDLEDQFPDNTLDTTYHLRYPFTDVGKDHAGSSSELEFFKHRIHLERDSVRRAKDSLRTQRTNFRARQREIKQRHKSTTRHTLDQLIQEEKELTEMEVNLHRTRALLGEKVIRLRHLEQSLKRVYEKEKAKELSADDSKPRKDDATISDLSSHSSSGFSSTDFASDTNHDNVNRHKEMYQESSDIIQSLEHLNAEIREIWEILSKQQAHGLPPPPSMLYSEINWPHMLTTGTTSVTPQSVVHQTQPIPTLADRLETYRQLAANRNSPTSAVPTVSGLMSTLAANMIVSQSPGGYTTSLVERTQDLRNWLRLAKNEHELLSNGQQANL, from the exons ATGACAAACGTTGGTGCTGGTAAAAGTCCATCGGTCATATGCAAGGAAGTATTTGACGAAGGATATCAACCATCGAACGAAg aagtaaaagattacgCACTGAGAATCGGAATCGACCCCAAAAGGGAATCTCATCTTTTGCCAATTGCCAAGGATGGACTTATGCGTGCTTTGCCTCGAGATTGGCAAATttg CTTCCACGAGCCACAAGTGATCTATTACATCAACACGAAAACGAAAGAGCGACAGTGGGAACATCCCCTGGATGCTGAATACAAGAAATTAGTTGAACGAGCAAGACTTACGCATCCAAACGCCGATTTGTCGGAAGAAACTTCTTTACAGGACTCAGGAATCAAATCGTTACAAGGAACGGAGAATTCGGATATTCTCACAGATCAATCGATAATCAAGGAAGTTATGGATAACCAGGGAAGTAATGGAGGAAGTAGATTTCTTGCTCCGATCGAAAAGAAAGGACCAATCCAATTTGAAACCGTCCGGAACAATCGATTTGAAGTTACGAACTACGCAAACGCTGGAATCGGGCAAATAGATTTGAATATCAAAACGGAAGAATCGACAAGGCCGCTGAACTTAGTCGGAACTAAGAAAATGGACAAAGAAATGAAGCGATTGACCCTGTCTGGCACTGGATCAATGTTTTTGAAATCGAATACAAATAGGAAAGTTGACGACAAGAACAATGCAAATCCAAAAGATTTCGATTGGGGGAACAGTAACACTTACTCTGGCCATGGCTATGTCGGCGTTAAGGGGATTCTTCGAGATTCCAGTTTGACCGATGTCCGGAACAAGAATATCGCACCTAGACCCAATGACTTCGACATAGAAGATAGAAAAAGTGTTCGATTCGATCTGGAAAGGTCGACTCAAATAGAGAATCGAGATTCAAGTGAAGAAGACTGTGATGAATGGGACTTCATGGAAGGCGATGGTGTTGAGTCTCATGTGAAAGACGTTACTCTTACGTTGAACAAAGACTCAGCGTTCAAACCGACATTACAATCGCAACATTCTTTGGATGAAATTAGAAAACCAGCTAATCGTCTAGCGTCACTGGGTCGAACACTTAGTCATGACGGAGGGGCTGAAAGTAAACCACTCCATTTGTCGACTATGTTCGATCGTCAAAAGACTTCGCTGATTAGGCCACTGTATGAGGACACAGATTCTGAGTCGGGCGGTGGATCCGTTATTGGTATATCTAAGAACACTTTGCTAAGTAGTCAGCATAAGTTGAACGGAGACATCGACGAGATGTTGgaaaaagacaaattgaaaTCTCAAATGAAAGAGCGTCTCGATAGGTTTAAATCTAATTTATTTGACCAGGAGCAAGCTGAAGAGCGGACGATGATTGAGGCATCGCAACAGCGACTGTCACAACAAAGGCAAGACATAGACGGTCAAAAAAACTTGGAGAAAATAACGTCCGATTTGAAGTACGAGACCGATCGAGATGCCATAGAATTGGAACGAGCAATGACTGAGAAGCGATTGCAGGAAATGATGGCACAGGAgaaggaaaatttgaagatAAAGTTCGAAACACAGCGCGCTAAACTGGAGCTAGACCATCAGAACGAACTTTCCAAATTAGCTGAAACGTTGCAGGAGCAGATTCGTGATTTGAAAATAGAGCTCGAGTCTCAACATAATTTTGAGGTTGAAAAATTTAGCCAACGCTTGAAGGACGAATTTCAGTGTAAGACCAAGGAAATTGGCAACGAACATCggagtgcggtcgaaattttaCAGAGAAATCATGCAGAAATACTCCAAGATCTCGAACGGGATTTGAAGTCGGAAGAGGAAATAGTCAAAAAAGATCATGCAACAAACTTAGCCCAACTGAAAGACAAACTGGCCCATGAACTTGAAGTGGAAAGGCAACGAATGCGTGAGTCCGGTGAAAGTCACCAGTTTGAGAAAATGCGCTGCGAGAAACGGTTGTTGGAAGACAAATACAGATGCTTAAAAGAGAAGTACGTCAGACTCAAGGCCGATGTTAAAATATCCTTGGAAAGGAGAAGTCGGCGTCGAGATCACCAGAGTATCACAACTGGATCTGAGACTGAACGTTCGAATTCGAACAAACAATCGGCCGGAAGTAGTGATGTTCGCAGCACTTCCATTTCGGGACCGCATTTGGGGCAAGGCAGACCGCCTACAGCTCCATCTACACCTAAGCCACAAATCAAGTCTCGGGATAAATTGCGAGACAAATCTGTTGAGAGAGACTACAAAGAAAAGCAGTCATTTGGTGCTGCGGCCAAATACATTTCACACATTCAACATTATCACGACGACACAACATCGATTAGTCAAAGTGACACAACCGTTTCCAATAATCTGAATCGTGTCCGTCATCTTCCCGTTCAACCCACAGTGAGCGACAATGGAAATTCGGAGTCAGAAACGTTTACGAGAAACAAAGAGAACAATAACGTGGCGAGAGATAATGAACGCGAAGCGCCTGGCAGACAACGAAAAAAGATATTTACCCGAGCCAAATCTGCTTCGACGTCTCGATTGAATTCCATGAATCGGTCAGAGCCTCCTCGTCCTTGTACACcagttgaaaatttgaggCGTCAACTTCAGAAACTCGAAGATTTGGAGGACCAATTTCCAGATAATACGCTTGATACCACATACCATCTACGCTATCCATTCACTGATGTCGGCAAAGATCATGCAGGTTCCAGTTCCGAGCTTGAATTCTTCAAGCACCGCATTCACTTGGAGAG AGACTCTGTGCGACGAGCCAAGGATTCATTGCGAACACAACGAACCAATTTCCGAGCCAGACAACGCGAGATCAAACAGAGACATAAAAGCACCACCAGACACACTTTGGATCAGTTGATCCAGGAGGAAAAGGAACTGACTGAAATGGAAGTGAATTTGCATCGAACCAGAGCGTTACTGGGCGAGAAAGTGATACGTCTGCGGCACTTGGAACAATCATTGAAACGAGTATACGAAAAAGAGAAAGCCAAAGAACTATCAGCCGACGATAGTAAGCCGCGTAAAGACGATGCGACAATTAGTGATCTGTCTTCGCATTCCAGTTCTGGATTCAGTAGCACTGACTTTGCGAGTGACACCAACCATGACAATGTGAATCGACATAAAGAAATGTATCAGGAGTCGTCGGACATTATTCAGAGCTTGGAGCATTTGAATGCCGAAATTAGGGAAATTTGGGAAATATTAAGCAAACAGCAAGCCCATG GTCTACCACCACCACCCTCAATGCTATATTCAGAAATCAATTGGCCACACATGTTGACCACCGGAACAACATCGGTTACGCCACAATCAGTCGTCCATCAAACGCAGCCCATTCCAACTCTAGCTGATCGTTTGGAAACCTATCGTCAATTAGCAGCGAATCGGAATTCGCCCACTTCAGCCGTTCCTACTGTTAGTGGTTTGATGTCAACATTAGCCGCCAATATGATTGTATCCCAATCGCCAGGTGGCTACACGACGAGCCTTGTCGAACGAACACAAGATCTGCGAAATTGGTTGCGATTAGCGAAAAATGAACATGAGCTGCTCAGCAATGGACAGCAGGCCAATCTATAA